ACACAGGCTTAAGGCCTCTCTCATTCAGCTGGTTGAATAAGTCATTAGTAAAAACGTATTGCTCCATTAGCGGAGTAGCACCCATGCCATTCACCAGCACAGCATACTTTTTAGCAGAATCTAACTTTAGTTCGTTATCAAGTTTTCCTAGCAATTCCTTTACTAATTCATTAGCAGGTTTAATCTTTTCAACCCGATAGCCTGGTTCTGAATGAATTCCAACCCCATACTCAATTTCATCATCTTTTAACGTAAAACCTGGTTTACCCGTTTCTGGATTGGTAGCAGCCGAAAGAGCCACAGCAATTGTTTTAATATTTGGCAAAACTTGCTTGGCCAGTTCTTCAATTTCTGCTAGACTAGCCCCATTTTGAGCAGCTGCACCTAAAATTTTGTGCATCAAAATTGTTCCCGCAACACCGCGGCGACCCTGCGTATAGGTGCTATTTTCAACCGCAATATCGTCATCGACAACAATAGATTTAACTTTGATATCTTCCATCTCCGCCATATCCATTGCCATTTCAAAGTTCATAACATCGCCCGAATAATTTTTGATGATTAGAAAAACACCGTTTCCATGGTCAGCCGCTTTAATTGCGGCATAAATCTGATCTGGTGTAGGCGATGTAAATACTTGTCCGCATACAGCTGCACTTAGCATTCCTTTTCCAACAAAGCCTGCATGGGTCGGTTCATGGCCTGATCCACCTCCACTAACTAGGCCTACTTTACCCGTCATTGATGCTTCATTCGCACGCACCAATGCATCAGTTTGCGGTATTCGCCGAATATATTGCGGATATGCCTTGCTCATCCCGCTAACCATTTCGTCAACGACATCGTTAGGATTATCAATAATCTTTTTCATTACCAAAAGCCTCCTTTTTAGTTAAATCAGTTATAAATCAATTATAGCAATAAGCGCTTTCATAAACTATTGCTGAAAACAAAAAAACGAAGATTGCTCTTCGTTTTCGCTTTATTTAATTAATACTTGGTATCGTTTAGATCGATCATCATCCGGATGTTCAGCTGCATGACCACATGCGACAATGACACTTGCCTCGTAATCATCAGAAATACCTAAGTCTGCTAGCAATTTGTCATCAGTATTGAGAATTCTCGCCGCATTCATTAAATAAACTGAACCTAAATTTAAATCTGCTGCTTCAATCATAATGTTTTCAGCCGCTACGGAAGCATCACGTTGACCAAACATACTATCTTTCTTTACGTTAATAACAAAAAGAAGTGGTGCCTCATAACAAGCATTCTTGGTTAAAGTTTCAATTCGCTCAAGAAGAGAAGTATCTTTCACGACAGTCATCCGCATGTCTTTTGCTTGGTGCATTCCACACGGAGCCGCCTGAAAAGCTGCAATCAACTTAGTAATATCTTCTTGATCAACTTTTTCATCAGTGTATTTCCTAATTGCTACTCTTTTAAAAACAGAATCAGACATTAGCTGCATCTCCTTTTTAAAATGATGACCTAAATTGATTTAATTATTGAGCTATAATTTTACTACTTTTATGATTCAAATTTTCCCATCTGATGTAGTATTTATCAGTAATTTGAACATACTTTTTACCGTGAATCTTCTTGGCACTAATGACCATTACAGTCTTACCTTTTTTAACATAAACGTTAGCCTTGCGAACGCCTTTACTATTATAAACGTAAGACTTCTTCTTTACCTTATATTGGACTGCCTTAAACAACTTAACGTTTCTAACGCTAATATATTGATTCTTCTTATTGTTAAAACCAATTAAAGATTTGCCATTCGGACTTGCAAGACCGGAAACAAGAATTATAGTGCCCTTCTTTAACTTGGAATTTTTCACACGTTTACCATCTTTATCATAAACATATGAATTTCTCGTTAATTTAGCATACTTACCCATTAATGATAATGCTTTAGAAGAATCTGCCGTATTTTTACTTGGCTTCTTAGAAGTATCATTGCCGGCTGCTGGCTTAGTTTGATCACCGGTTGTTGGTGTCTTAGCAGTGTCTTGGCCAGTTGTAGGCTTGGTTTGATCACCAGTTGTTGGTGTCTTGGCAGTATCTTGGCCAGTTGTAGGCTTAGTTTGATCACCACTTGTTGGCGTTGTCGGGGTTGTCGTAGACGTACCCTTAGAAGAATCGCTGTTAGTGGTTGGCACAGGTTGATTAGTTTCTGCTGCCAATACTGGAGCTGCTGCACTTAAACTAAGTGATAACGAAGCAGCACCAACTAAACCTAAAATTGTTTTTTTGTTCATATTTACACCTCATTAAAATATCTATTTGTTTCTATTTTACTACTTTATGCCAAATTTTTCCTGTTAAAACTTAAATGGATTATTCACGTGAATATTAATAAGAAATTTTTAGTTTAAACTTATCTTGCAATATCTTATAAGGAATTAAAAACGGTTTTGCTTTATACTATTTAGGGGAACAATATTTTTTAATTAAGGAAGGCTGACATGAAGCAGAAAAAAAGCGACACAATTGAAATTTTAGTTACAATTGACCAAAACTACATTAAGCCACTTGAAGTAATGATGTATTCAATGAAACTTAATAATATGGAGCAAAATTTTTGCATTTGGTTAATTCATGATAATATTGCGGATTCTGCTCTTCGTAACCTAACGAAATACGGTGAACAAATTGGCATGCAGGTCAAGACCGTGGCAATGAATAATAATATTATTTTTCCTGACTCACTGTTAAATTTACATGATTACCCAAAAGAAATGTATTTTAGGTTATTATCTGGTCAAGTTTTACCAGCTAGTTTGCATCGGGTACTCTACCTTGATCCTGATATTCTAGTAATCAACTCACTGAGAAAGCTGTGGGAATTGGATCTAGCTGGCAACATGTTTGCTGCTGCTGTTCATGAGGGCTTGACCGATATTATGAGTTCAATCAACAATATTCGGTTAGGCACGACCACCGGCTACTTTAATTCAGGCATCATGTTAATGGATCTTGATGAAATGCGTAAAAAAGTCAAAATCGAAGACATCACGGCAGCAATTGAGAAAAATCATGATACGCTTATTCTGCCGGATCAGGATATTCTCAACTACCTTTATGGTGAAGATATTTTAAAAATACCTGAAACGCTTTGGAACTATGATGCTCGCGCATACTCAGTTTATTTAGCTAGAAGTACTGGCGATTGTAATATCGAGTGGGTTATGGAAAATACTTCAATCTTACACTTTTGTGGCAAGCCTAAACCTTGGCAAAAAGAGAAACACTCGAGATTTAAAGCTCTCTATCTCAACTATCAGCAAATGACAAACCGCATCTTAATGCAGCAAAAATAAATACGATATTTAGCCTTTTTCTATTGATGGAGCCAAGAACTGTGCTAAAATATAAAAAGTTGCCGAATATCAAGCGACACAAAGCATTACGTAATTTGTGTATAGTTAATCGCAAATAAGTCCTGCTTAAAAAAATTTATAGAAAAGAGAAGAAAATATGGCTTCAATTAATAAATCTGAACTTACCAAAGAAGTTGCAGCAAAAACTGGTCTTAAGCAAAAAGACGCAGAAAAAGTTATTGATTCTTTAATCGAATCAATCAAGGACAACTTGGCTAAAGGTGAAAAGGTTCAAATTATCGGCTTTGGTTCATTCGAAGTTCGTGACCGTGCTGAAAGAAAAGGTAGAAACCCACAAACTGGTAAGACCTTAACCATTCCTGCAACCAAAGTGCCAGCTTTCAAACCAGGCAAGGCTTTAAAAGACGCTGTTAAATAATTTAATTACAAGCGAAAAAAACAACAAGCAAAATTTGCTTGTTGTTTTTTTGTTGTCCTATTCTACCTATTTTGGTGGTTCAATTTTTTAGCTAAAAAGTCACCGGTAATTTGCACAATAAAGATTAAGATAATAACTAGAACTGTGGCTGCAAAAGTCACATCGTTATCGAAACGCTGGTAGCCATAAGAAATGGCCGTATTACCTAAGCCACCGGACCCGATAGCACCAGCCATCGCGGTTAAGCCAATTAAGCTAATGATTGTCACTGTTGATACTCTAGCCAATTCTGAACGAGCTT
This genomic window from Lactobacillus panisapium contains:
- the dhaK gene encoding dihydroxyacetone kinase subunit DhaK, with the translated sequence MKKIIDNPNDVVDEMVSGMSKAYPQYIRRIPQTDALVRANEASMTGKVGLVSGGGSGHEPTHAGFVGKGMLSAAVCGQVFTSPTPDQIYAAIKAADHGNGVFLIIKNYSGDVMNFEMAMDMAEMEDIKVKSIVVDDDIAVENSTYTQGRRGVAGTILMHKILGAAAQNGASLAEIEELAKQVLPNIKTIAVALSAATNPETGKPGFTLKDDEIEYGVGIHSEPGYRVEKIKPANELVKELLGKLDNELKLDSAKKYAVLVNGMGATPLMEQYVFTNDLFNQLNERGLKPVFTKVGNYMTSLDMAGISLTMLEIQDDKWFEYLNTPVETIAW
- a CDS encoding nitroreductase family protein; this encodes MSDSVFKRVAIRKYTDEKVDQEDITKLIAAFQAAPCGMHQAKDMRMTVVKDTSLLERIETLTKNACYEAPLLFVINVKKDSMFGQRDASVAAENIMIEAADLNLGSVYLMNAARILNTDDKLLADLGISDDYEASVIVACGHAAEHPDDDRSKRYQVLIK
- a CDS encoding SLAP domain-containing protein, with the translated sequence MNKKTILGLVGAASLSLSLSAAAPVLAAETNQPVPTTNSDSSKGTSTTTPTTPTSGDQTKPTTGQDTAKTPTTGDQTKPTTGQDTAKTPTTGDQTKPAAGNDTSKKPSKNTADSSKALSLMGKYAKLTRNSYVYDKDGKRVKNSKLKKGTIILVSGLASPNGKSLIGFNNKKNQYISVRNVKLFKAVQYKVKKKSYVYNSKGVRKANVYVKKGKTVMVISAKKIHGKKYVQITDKYYIRWENLNHKSSKIIAQ
- a CDS encoding glycosyltransferase family 8 protein, which produces MKQKKSDTIEILVTIDQNYIKPLEVMMYSMKLNNMEQNFCIWLIHDNIADSALRNLTKYGEQIGMQVKTVAMNNNIIFPDSLLNLHDYPKEMYFRLLSGQVLPASLHRVLYLDPDILVINSLRKLWELDLAGNMFAAAVHEGLTDIMSSINNIRLGTTTGYFNSGIMLMDLDEMRKKVKIEDITAAIEKNHDTLILPDQDILNYLYGEDILKIPETLWNYDARAYSVYLARSTGDCNIEWVMENTSILHFCGKPKPWQKEKHSRFKALYLNYQQMTNRILMQQK
- a CDS encoding HU family DNA-binding protein: MASINKSELTKEVAAKTGLKQKDAEKVIDSLIESIKDNLAKGEKVQIIGFGSFEVRDRAERKGRNPQTGKTLTIPATKVPAFKPGKALKDAVK